One Alphaproteobacteria bacterium DNA segment encodes these proteins:
- a CDS encoding carbohydrate kinase family protein, giving the protein MARILVLGTVAQDLVVGLRQAILSGGHQDGIDKGPRLGGGGANAAVALARAGDAPLLVAAVGSDPVGDALLAELRSLGVDLSLTVRLQGGSSRSIIMTDPAGERTIVNLRRLLESEPPLRITSVAADVMYVRSRHQGLAGLMAEMTGRMTVIAHVPPCAPNSVPAQILVGSKSDLDGGFLADPFTHGMAVSGGRLEWIVITHGAKGAEAFGHHGQCLFQPAQKVEVVDSTGAGDAFAAGLSHALARKMGMEQALKIAVAWGTAATQYESSAPGEGFPAYPCSSQREIS; this is encoded by the coding sequence ATGGCGCGCATTCTGGTCTTGGGAACCGTGGCGCAGGATCTGGTGGTGGGGCTTCGCCAGGCCATTCTTTCAGGCGGCCATCAGGACGGCATCGACAAGGGGCCGCGCCTGGGCGGCGGCGGCGCCAATGCGGCCGTGGCCCTGGCCCGCGCCGGAGACGCGCCGCTGCTGGTGGCCGCCGTCGGCTCGGACCCGGTGGGCGACGCTTTGCTGGCGGAACTGCGCAGCCTGGGGGTTGATTTGTCCCTGACCGTGCGCCTTCAGGGCGGCTCGTCGCGCTCGATCATCATGACCGACCCGGCTGGCGAGCGCACGATCGTCAATCTGCGCAGGCTGTTGGAAAGCGAGCCGCCCCTGCGCATCACATCCGTTGCCGCCGACGTCATGTATGTGCGTTCGCGCCATCAGGGACTGGCCGGCTTGATGGCCGAAATGACAGGCCGCATGACGGTGATCGCCCATGTGCCGCCATGCGCACCCAACTCGGTTCCGGCGCAAATTCTGGTCGGCTCGAAATCGGATCTGGACGGCGGTTTCCTGGCCGATCCCTTCACCCATGGCATGGCGGTTTCCGGCGGGCGTTTGGAATGGATCGTCATCACCCATGGCGCCAAGGGAGCCGAGGCTTTCGGGCACCATGGACAATGCTTGTTTCAGCCTGCCCAAAAAGTCGAAGTGGTGGACAGCACCGGCGCTGGCGACGCCTTCGCCGCCGGTCTTTCCCATGCCCTGGCCCGTAAAATGGGCATGGAACAAGCGCTAAAAATCGCCGTCGCCTGGGGCACGGCGGCCACCCAGTATGAAAGCTCGGCTCCGGGGGAAGGGTTTCCTGCCTACCCCTGCTCCAGCCAGCGCGAGATCAGTTGA
- the def gene encoding peptide deformylase: MAILKIARMGHPVLRGIAQPIADPTAPDVRRLVQDMVETLADAGGVGLAAPQVHVPLRLVIFFVPAQRAAEEVPLTVLINPVIEPLNDQMEDGGEGCLSLPGLVGTVPRFMSIRYSGFGLDGQPILRQAQGYHARVAQHECDHLDGILYPARIQDFSRFGYAEEFKKSDE, from the coding sequence ATGGCGATTTTGAAGATAGCCCGCATGGGCCACCCTGTCTTGCGCGGCATTGCGCAGCCGATAGCCGATCCGACAGCGCCCGACGTGCGCCGACTGGTCCAGGATATGGTCGAGACGCTGGCCGATGCGGGCGGCGTGGGTTTGGCCGCACCTCAGGTGCATGTGCCTTTGCGGCTGGTGATCTTTTTCGTTCCCGCCCAGCGCGCCGCGGAAGAAGTGCCGCTGACCGTGCTGATCAATCCGGTCATCGAACCTTTGAACGATCAGATGGAAGATGGGGGCGAGGGCTGCCTGTCGCTGCCCGGGCTGGTCGGCACGGTGCCGCGTTTCATGTCCATCCGCTATTCAGGGTTCGGGCTGGACGGCCAGCCCATCTTGCGCCAGGCGCAGGGCTATCACGCCCGCGTGGCGCAGCATGAATGCGACCATCTGGACGGCATCCTTTATCCCGCCCGCATCCAGGACTTCTCGCGTTTCGGCTATGCCGAGGAATTCAAGAAAAGCGATGAATGA
- a CDS encoding acyltransferase, with amino-acid sequence MTPLDQLRDLIAALRAEKKARSNRHVSLGDLLTEREDTARFLGFGKGATCYNNVLVLGEVTVGEETWIGPNVILDGSGGLEIGHHCSISAGVQIYTHHTVKWATSFGKEPVERKPTRIGSGVYIGPNAVIQMGVTIGDRAVVGAMAFVNRDVPSGAKAWGTPAKLR; translated from the coding sequence ATGACCCCGCTCGACCAGTTGCGCGACCTTATTGCGGCACTCCGTGCCGAGAAGAAGGCTAGGTCCAACCGCCACGTTTCGCTCGGCGATCTGCTGACCGAGCGCGAAGATACCGCCCGCTTCCTCGGCTTCGGCAAGGGTGCGACCTGCTACAACAACGTCCTTGTCCTGGGCGAGGTGACGGTCGGCGAGGAAACCTGGATCGGCCCGAACGTCATCCTTGATGGCTCCGGCGGCTTGGAGATCGGCCATCACTGCTCGATCTCGGCCGGGGTGCAGATATACACTCACCATACGGTCAAGTGGGCAACGTCGTTCGGCAAGGAACCCGTCGAGCGAAAGCCGACCAGGATCGGATCGGGCGTCTACATCGGACCGAACGCGGTCATCCAGATGGGCGTGACCATTGGCGACAGGGCGGTCGTCGGCGCCATGGCTTTCGTCAACCGCGACGTGCCATCGGGCGCGAAGGCTTGGGGAACGCCAGCCAAGTTACGCTAG
- a CDS encoding mannose-1-phosphate guanylyltransferase/mannose-6-phosphate isomerase, producing MDQRIHPVILSGGAGTRLWPMSRALYPKQLLALVSDKSMLEETVRRIDSPQFADPLVICNDEHRFIVAEQLRGMKATPTAIVLEPEGRNTAPAVAVAAHMLAALSPDIVMAVMPSDHTVVNTKAFRAAMTQAAEAARQGYLVTFGITPTAPETGYGYIKAGQAIKGCAGAFSVDRFVEKPDRKTAQAYLADGSYSWNSGIFVMTAGAYLDELKKHHPEIVRATRIALANARRDLDFLRLEAESFSKATSQSIDYAVMEHTKKAAIVPVNMGWSDVGSWRALWEIAGKDEAGNAISGDVLTEDVHNSFIKGDGTLVAVVGLDNVVVVATDDALLVSSMDKVQDVKKIAESLKAQGRKEHLTPSKVYRPWGFYQSLEEGERYQVKLIRVNPGASLSLQMHHHRAEHWVVVKGTANVTRGEETILLHENQSTFIPLGVVHRLENPGKVPLSIIEVQSGSYLGEDDIVRIVDTYGRN from the coding sequence ATGGATCAGCGCATCCATCCGGTGATTCTGTCCGGCGGCGCAGGCACCCGCCTTTGGCCGATGTCGCGCGCCCTCTATCCCAAGCAGCTTCTGGCCCTGGTCAGCGACAAGAGCATGCTGGAAGAGACCGTAAGGCGGATCGACAGCCCGCAATTCGCCGATCCTTTGGTGATCTGCAATGACGAGCACCGCTTCATCGTGGCCGAGCAATTGCGCGGCATGAAGGCCACGCCGACCGCCATCGTGCTGGAGCCTGAAGGGCGCAACACCGCCCCCGCCGTCGCCGTGGCCGCGCATATGCTGGCCGCCCTCTCGCCCGACATCGTCATGGCCGTCATGCCCTCGGACCACACGGTCGTCAACACCAAGGCCTTTCGCGCCGCTATGACCCAAGCCGCCGAAGCAGCCAGGCAGGGTTATCTGGTTACCTTCGGAATCACCCCCACGGCGCCGGAAACTGGATATGGCTATATCAAGGCGGGACAAGCGATCAAGGGCTGCGCGGGCGCCTTCTCGGTTGATCGTTTCGTCGAAAAGCCCGACCGCAAAACGGCCCAGGCCTATCTGGCCGATGGCAGCTATTCCTGGAACAGCGGCATTTTCGTGATGACCGCGGGCGCCTATCTGGACGAATTGAAGAAGCACCATCCGGAAATCGTCCGGGCCACGCGCATTGCGCTGGCCAATGCGCGGCGCGATCTTGATTTCCTGCGCCTGGAAGCGGAATCCTTTTCCAAGGCCACCAGCCAGTCCATCGACTATGCGGTGATGGAGCACACCAAGAAAGCCGCCATCGTCCCCGTGAACATGGGCTGGAGCGATGTGGGATCGTGGCGCGCCCTTTGGGAAATCGCAGGCAAGGACGAAGCGGGCAACGCCATCTCGGGCGACGTGCTGACCGAAGACGTCCACAACTCGTTCATCAAGGGCGACGGCACGCTGGTGGCCGTGGTGGGGCTGGACAATGTGGTGGTGGTGGCGACCGACGATGCGCTGCTGGTGTCGTCGATGGACAAGGTGCAAGACGTCAAGAAGATCGCCGAAAGCCTGAAGGCGCAAGGGCGCAAGGAGCATCTGACGCCATCGAAGGTCTATCGCCCCTGGGGCTTCTATCAAAGCCTGGAAGAAGGGGAGCGCTATCAGGTCAAGCTGATCCGCGTCAATCCCGGCGCTTCGCTATCGCTGCAGATGCACCATCATCGGGCCGAACATTGGGTGGTGGTCAAGGGCACGGCCAACGTCACGCGCGGCGAGGAGACCATCTTGTTGCACGAAAACCAATCGACCTTCATTCCGCTGGGCGTCGTGCATCGCTTGGAAAATCCCGGCAAGGTGCCGCTGTCGATCATCGAGGTGCAGTCGGGCAGCTATCTGGGCGAAGACGACATCGTGCGCATCGTCGATACTTACGGGCGCAATTAG